A genomic window from Montipora capricornis isolate CH-2021 chromosome 8, ASM3666992v2, whole genome shotgun sequence includes:
- the LOC138014625 gene encoding galactokinase-like, which yields MAVSGVEEVLAEAKNFFEEHFKLSPTVAVCAPGRVNLIGEHTDYNDGFVFPMALELVTVIVGRKSDGDVCRIATCARGVDEPNMISFPVPTPNNPLNPGKPAWANYVKGVIANFPAQVPAFDAVIATSVPLGGGVSSSASLEVASYTFLEQLTGKVEKDLKVKALACQKAEHDFAKMPCGIMDQFISVMGKKDNALLLDCRSMDAKLVPLTNPELVILVTNSNVKHELTGSEYPTRRKQCETAAAALGKPSLREVTMEELEANKGKLEDIVFCRARHVVGEIQRTTKAAAAIEKEDYKTFGKLMVESHNSLRDDYEVSCEELDLLVKLALEVDGVYGSRMTGGGFGGCTVTLVKRSSVDALIKHIQAGYDNKATCVVTSPGDGAKALTL from the exons ATGGCGGTCAGTGGAGTGGAAGAAGTGCTAGCAGAGGCTAAGAATTTTTTCGAAGAACACTTCAAGCTTAGCCCTACAGTCGCGGTTTGTGCACCTGGGAGAGTGAATCTCATAGGCGAACACACAGACTACAATGATGGTTTCGTTTTTCCAATG GCTTTAGAATTAGTGACAGTGATTGTCGGGAGAAAATCAGATGGTGATGTTTGTCGAATAGCAACCTGTGCTAGAGGTGTTGATGAACcaaatatgatatcatttccAGTTCCAACACCCAACAATCCCTTGAACCCTGGAAAACCAGCTTGGGCAAATTATGTTAAGGGAGTCATTGCCAATTTTCCTGCACAAGTCCCAGCATTTGATGCAGTAATAGCCACCTCAGTTCCTCTGGGTGGTGGTGTGTCTAGCTCGGCATCACTTGAAGTGGCCTCGTACACCTTCCTTGAGCAGTTAACTGGAAAAGTggaaaaagacttgaaagtcaagGCACTCGCCTGCCAGAAGGCTGAACACGACTTTGCTAAAATGCCATGTGGAATTATGGATCAGTTCATTTCTGTCATGGGCAAGAAAGACAATGCTTTACTGCTTGACTGCAG aTCAATGGACGCCAAACTTGTTCCATTGACAAACCCTGAGTTGGTCATCTTGGTGACCAATTCAAATGTTAAACATGAGCTGACAGGAAGTGAATACCCAACAAGGAGAAAGCAGTGTGAGACAGCAGCTGCAGCACTAGGAAAGCCTAGTCTCAGAGAAGTTACCATGGAAGAATTGGAAG CTAACAAGGGAAAGCTTGAAGACATTGTGTTCTGCCGAGCAAGGCATGTTGTTGGGGAAATCCAAAGAACTACCAAGGCAGCTGCAGCAATTGAGAAAGAAGACTACAAGACGTTTGGAAAGCTTATGGTAGAAAGCCACAACTCTCTCAG AGATGATTATGAAGTTAGCTGTGAAGAGCTTGATTTATTGGTTAAACTCGCTCTGGAAGTAGATGGTGTGTATGGTTCACGTATGACAGGTGGAGGCTTTGGTGGGTGTACTGTGACTCTAGTCAAACGGTCATCTGTGGATGCACTTATTAAACATATCCAG gcAGGGTATGACAACAAGGCAACATGTGTGGTAACTAGTCCTGGCGACGGAGCAAAAGCTTTGACTCTGTGA